The DNA segment TTTCACAATTTAAAAAGGTCCAATTTGCAGCGCCATCGCGACACAAAACACCCGAAGTTCAGTACCGACTTTCCGAAAGGTGGAGAGCTGAGGGCGGAAAAGCTGGCGAGACTCAAACAGAACCGAACTGCTCAAAAAAACATATTCCACACAAATACGAGTGAAAGAGCGACAGAGGCACCCTGTGATGATCAGTAAACATgctgtctgttatctgttgCTATGGgcagtcagcaatgtgtgttttgtggttgcagtgaaaataataaatcagtTATTGCACTGTACATTATGCTTTTCATTCCTTAGTAACATATTACTATTATCCATATTCCCAAATGCCTAATGGTTTCAGGAGGAAAGGAGCGTTTTTGGATTGTGGCTCTTGCAAAAATATTTTTTCGTCAATGTGGCTCCTGATTAGGACATGGTTGAGTACCACTGGTCTAGACCCTTTGATGTGACCAGGGGGATCAGACAAGGCTGCTCGATGTCAGGCACGCTGTACACACAGAACCCATGCTACACAATATCCGCTCTTTTAATACACGTTTTATTTTATCGGCCTATGCAGACGACATCATTGTTTTTATAAAAGATCAACAGGATGTTTTGAAGCTAGGGCAGGTGGTGGACACTTCCCAAAAGATCTCCTCTGCAAAGTGTTACGGAAATCTTAGACCTAGTCAATACTGTGGAGATACACAAGTGAGAATGATCAAACAATAAATGGAGAAACAGACAGTTGTCTTTCTGGTTCTTTATTCGAAGCTTCGAAGACGCAGGTCTCACAGAGTACAGAGTATTTCTGGAAGAGTGCGCGCAACAGTCACAGaatagcaaagcttatatacacGATAGGGCGGACAGAGTTCTGCGTAGCCAAGCGGAACGCCTCAGAAATCTGCTTTCCCACGGACGTctcattgttattagacacctgtccTTGAGCTGCACGGTTATCAGAATATGGAAGTTCTTGTGGGACTTTGCGTGAAGAGGAGTGGTTTCAACATAGTCTGCCAAATCAGCTGTGGCCTTGAATAATAACCGTCTTTAGAGTACGCAGAGAAAACAGCAGATATCAGGACATGGTTCAGTAGTGTTAGACAATGCTgttagaagcatttggtttcaCCATACAAGGTAACAAAAGAAATCACTAAAGGTCGACTGGGCTAAGAGTGAGGCCCGAGCAGTGGGGGGTGGCCTGGTGGCCTCCCTCAGCTCCCAGGTGGGTCGACATGGAAGAGGGGTGGGCTAAAGTATTTGGGAGTCCATCTTGGAGATGAGGTCACACTGGGGAAAAACTGGGAGGGAGTTTTAGAAAaggtggaggggaagctcgaCAAGTGGCGCTGGTTGCTTCCCCTCATGTCCTACAGAGGCAGGGTGCTGGTCACCCAACAAACCCTGGTCATCCTCCGAGTGTCCGTTCTGCCCCGACAGACATACACACTGCGACCTGGACTCTCAGACCGAAGCCTCTTTTCAAAACCGTGGGGAGGTTTTTACAGAGACTGCTTTTATTCGTGGTGCTGGCTACAAGAAACAGAATGCAGGGAAGTGGGAACTGTTGAATTTTATTGTGGGGCAGGCAAAAATGGCGATATACAAAAccagaaaaaagaaaataaacggGAGAGCCggtaaaaaatgtttaaaaaacgtgtgggtacctggctggcgcCCCCTAGCCGAGTGGCGCATATTTCAGCAGCGCCGGCACTATTTGTATAAAACGGAAACACTGTATGTCAAAGCACACAGTGAACAGATGTACAGcgagtagagatgtcccgatccgataacgtgatcggggatcggagccgatcacgtgattttcaaaaaatcggggatcgggagaaaaaaattggGGATcgggatctttttttttttatataaaatatatttattttatttaatgttacaaaacaaaaatgaccatgttcacgtcttaaagtcatcctgaggacttcgttttggtttaaaatgacacaacatcatgtatgtgttgcttcttttgggcttgttttcagacctgcttattcctctcaaagcaacagagtgggcgcagcgtctaatagtagcagcaagctaacgagaggctacgttcagctggtgagtcgggacagagaaaatgtcaggagtttggaagtattatgaaattgaaagcgaaggcagtgtaacagccagtgcaatgtttgcaaggcagaggttccgcgtggtggaaagaacagagctacgttcaacgcgaccaatctaacacgctacctgagaaacaaacaacaacaacaacacgacgagtacacagcggccactcgggtaacggcactgaagcaaccgactctttcagaggctttcaaaaggaaagagaaactgccccagaacagagaacagccaagatagctgaattcatcgcgttggatgaccagccgttatctgttaccttttttctctcttaatgcattgcataaagatcggatcgggaaaaatcggtatcggcagattgtcaaaatcaaatgatcggaatcggatcgggagcaaaaaaaggtgatcgggacatccctaacagCGAGTATTTAAAGACTTTGCTTCTCGAGAGTCTTCGACAAGCAAGTCGACTCTAAGGGATTGTCACAGTCAGCAGAATCGAGGAGAGTCTCCTCATGCCGTTCTTTCTCCCGTTTATTCGCCCGCTCCAGCGACCCAGCCTGGAACTTTACATCGGATTCATCCTCACTGGAGGTATAATGGTAAACCAGAGTGAATTCGTTATCGCTGACCTCGGGACAATGGACTGGAGCTCGCCCTGCCTTAGGCTGTGTTGGAGCGGAGGACGTCTTTCGCTTTTGCTTTCGCTCTGGAGCTGGCTCTGGCTTTCGCTCTGGCTCTGGAGCTGGGGGAGTGGAGGATGTCTTTCGCTTCCGCTTCCGCTTTCGCTTTGCCTTTGGCTCTGAGCTGGGGGAGCGGAGGGACCTGCTGCTTCAGCTTCTATCACGGCCTCGGCTTGTGCATCCATGGTCGCCTGGGCAATCGAATCAGTAAACATGTGTCTGATGCCCAAGGCCTCCTTATCCCCCGGGTTGCAGGCGTAGTACCGGTTCGATGGGTCCTGGTATACCTTCACCTGGAAAGATACGGATAATTAGTCAAACTGGAATGTTACATGTAAACAGTTACATGTGCATGCGAGTCCATCAGGTATCGAATAAACTTcagtatattttttttatataaaaaggcAACAGTTGTGACGGCAAGGTGCTGGTTTCTCTGAGGTCATGTGCCCGGGCACGGATCATTGAGGTGTCCTTCAGGAACAGCCAGTCTGACAGACGGGAGAGTCTCGCCCCATAAGTAATAGCATGATATACATGATAACGCTTGACCCGGCTCACCTTTGACTGCACATCTCCTGACAGCTTTGTGTCTGGATCGATCCCCGCGTTGTAGTCCCGATACTCTGCCATCACCGCTTCTATGCTGGGTGGAAGGGTTATGGGCTGCATTGGATTCGCACACCCACTACCAGAGGGCCTGGGAAGTGTGGGTGACGTCTTCCCAGCCACTGGGCCCAGTGCCCGTTTAGCGCGGCGAGCTTTGGTTTTCCTGAGCAACCCAGGGGTACGGGTGGCTGCAGCATTTAACTTGCTATCATGTAGGCGGTTGATCCTGACGGGCTGTGTCACTGGAGCCGTGATGCCGGGTTGCTTTTGACCCGCGAGGAGCTCCGTGACTTCAATTGCCATCTCCGGTTCATCCCGGTCATCCGAGTCCTCACAGTCCCCCTGCAGCTCATCACTGGGTGCCACTTCGGCCCCGATGGCGTTCACAGCGGTTTCCTCCATAGCTTCGAGCAATCCAGGGGTATATCTGCCTGTTGGACGCAGTGTCGCTGAGTTCCGCCTGGGTCCCACACCACCCTGACCCTCATCCCGGGCCGTCTTAGAGATGGCACCATGCTCAGGTGATGTGTGTTTCTTCTTGGATTTGCACTTCACCCGCGAGGAACTCGGCATGGTTGCTCGCCGCCGAGACAAGTCTAGTTGGTTTACACTGGAGGGGGCTGCCATCGGTGTCCGTAATCCTTCGCCCCTAGACTCCTCATCACCAGCGTCTTTCGATTGAGTTCTGCCTGGGGACCGTATGCCGGAGGAAGCCGGGCTTTCTGGCTGCTGGATCGTGATGCTTTCAGCTGGTGGAGTCGCTGGCGAGCTCAGGAGGTCCCTCTTTGCACTGGAAGCCTTCGACTGCTTCAGCTTCTTTCTTAGAAAACACAACTCTTTATGGAGGGCCTCCTTTTGTGTGAGGTCTTCCAGCCTTAACGGTCCGTTTGTTGTTCCCTCATCGGCTTTGAAGTCAACTTCCCCGGCCCCGGAGTCTGGGTGTTCATCATGAGCACCATATTCCACATCCAGTGCCGTTATCATGTGTACTGGGGGGTCCATCTCCCGGAGCTCCCTCAGCATTTTAAGCCCCGTCTTGTGCTTCACTTCTTGCAGTGACAAGTCTGCTTCTTCTGGGCTGAGCTCCGGGTGGTCGCACTCGAGATGCCGGTCCAGCCTGGTGCCATGGAATGAACAGCCAATAACAGAACAGGGCTCCAGGCGAATGTTAATTCTCCCATGGGCCATGCGTAGGAGAATGTTGCGTTCATCTTTATTCAGCACGAGGTGCCTGTCCACCAAGTGCTTTGCGAGAGTGTAGTATTGCCGGTGACACAGCGGGCATTCTGGTATCGTCTTGGACATCATCTTGGAAGTCAACCAATCAAGCCTGTGGAGACACAAGCAGATTGAAATCGATTAAAAATCTATTGAAAAGTACGCTTTTTTGGGAGATGGGAGGCTCCATCTGCGTCCAACACCGCTGGGTAAGAAGGGGGGCTCCGACTCCAATCCATACCAGCATTGAGCTGTAGAGTGCCCCGAAGAACCAGGCCGACACTCATATCCGAGGCTTCAATTCATGGTACTCACCCAGCAAGTGAGTCGCAAACTGACCCGTAACCAGGCGCCAGTACGGAGGACCGGGGGCTGGAGAAGAAGATCGGAGAATTGATCCATACAGGCTTTAGAAGCAACACAGGAATCAAAAAGCCAGCCGACTGCACCCCCCACCTCAGCGCCAAAGGGTTAAGCTTTTTCGAGCCGCTCCTCCgttggcattattttaagatataattgaccgttttcttcaCTTTTCTCTTCTGTCCACGGTGGGGGCGCGTGGCAGGCCGCCTATGAGCTCCCAGattcggcctggaacctccAGGATTTGTGGGCTAAGCTCCATAAACTGACAAAATCACCCCGAAATGTCACTTTTCTAGCCAacaatatataatacaaatacatttaaatagtaaaaagGTACAAGTGTGCTCCGAATTACCCGgactttgatttatatagccccgTGATGGTGATTAAAACGCCTGATTAAAGCATATGCAGGACCCAGTGAGCTCCAGACTATGTGCATTCTATGTGCTCTtctgttcctctcaaagattcttgagaaagcggtcgcaaaacagttgtgtgattacttaaaaaacaatgatttatctgaagattttcagtctggctttagaacacatcatagcacagagacagctctggttaaagtcacaaatgatattctaatagcctcagacaagggacttgtctctattcttgtcttgctcgatctcagtgctgcatttgatactatcgaccatgatatcctattgcaaagactagagcacttagttggcatacagggaactgctttaggctggtttaggtcctatctatctgaacgctctcagtttgtacgtgttaacgatgaatcttccacgcaaaccaaagttagccatggagtgccacagggctcagtgctcggacctattttgttcacattatatatgcttccgttaggcaatattataaggaatcattctgtaaactttcattgttatgcggatgatactcaactatatttatcaatcaagcctgatgaagttaatcatctaaataaaattcaagacggcctcaaggacttaaaaacgtggatgaccttaaactttttgatgttaaacacgaccaaaactgaagttattgtacttggcccgaagaatctacgaaacaaattatctaaagacatactaactatggatggcattaatttggcctccagtgagactgtaaggaaccttggtgttatatttgatcaggatttatcctttaacgcccacataaaatcaatttcaaggaccgcctacttccatctacgtaacattgcaaaaatcaggcatatcttgcctcaaaacgatgcagagaaactagtccatgcatttgttacttctaggctggattattgtaactctttattatcagggagtactaagaagtcagtcaagtcgcttcagctgattcaaaatgctgtggctcgtgtactaaccagagttaggaaaagggaccacattactcctgttctggctgccttacactggctccctatagaacacaggatagaatttaaaattcttcttctcgcctacaaagcccttaatgggcaggcgccatcttaccttaaagaactcattataccctactggcctactagggcattgcgttccaagaatgcaggttgttggttgttcctagaatctctaaaagtacaatgggagccagagccttttcttatcaagctccacatttgtggaatcagcttccagtttgtgttcgggcggcagacaccctatccgtttttaagagtgcgctgaagaccttcctttttgataaagcttatagttagggctgattagattcagcccctagttttgctgatataggcttagtttgtcgggggacatcttacttcttccttctctctgtctgtacccgtgtacactcatgttccgattaacccagcttccccaaatgtctttctttttggtgtctatatacgccgggatccggagtcatggatgatcctgcggtcctgtgtcctggatcgcgagccctggatcttgagtcgtggctgtggtcctggatcatcggtcctggatggatatcctcgtggattcatcttcctattatacacacatgcatttccaaacatctggactacctatgttgcaaatgtattatctttttcaatttacacacggcatctattgcacgtctgtccgtcctggagagggatccctcctctgttgctctccctgaggtttctccatgttcctttaaactgtggggtttctccggaagtgtttccttgtacgatgtgagggtctaaggacagagggtgtaaggacagagggtctgaggacagagggtgtaaggacagagggtctgaggacagagggtgtaaggacagagggtctgaggacagagggtgtaaggacagagggtctgaggacagagggtctaaggacagagggtgtgaggacagagggtctgaggacagagggtctgaggacagagggtgtaaggacagagggtgtgaggacagagggtctaaggacagagggtctgaggacagagggtctaaggacagagggtctaaggacagagggtctgaggacagagggtgtcgtattgtcatactgatattctgtacacactgtgaagtccactgagacaaatgtaacatgtgtgatattgggctataaataaacattgattgattgattctgttAGGGAACCATATTattgataaaataaataatgataataataataatgattacaaatcaTTTTTAGGGGGACAACTGTGGAGAGGAGCCTGAAAATGACTCTTCAGCACC comes from the Pseudochaenichthys georgianus unplaced genomic scaffold, fPseGeo1.2 scaffold_2099_arrow_ctg1, whole genome shotgun sequence genome and includes:
- the LOC117441883 gene encoding uncharacterized protein — its product is MMSKTIPECPLCHRQYYTLAKHLVDRHLVLNKDERNILLRMAHGRINIRLEPCSVIGCSFHGTRLDRHLECDHPELSPEEADLSLQEVKHKTGLKMLRELREMDPPVHMITALDVEYGAHDEHPDSGAGEVDFKADEGTTNGPLRLEDLTQKEALHKELCFLRKKLKQSKASSAKRDLLSSPATPPAESITIQQPESPASSGIRSPGRTQSKDAGDEESRGEGLRTPMAAPSSVNQLDLSRRRATMPSSSRVKCKSKKKHTSPEHGAISKTARDEGQGGVGPRRNSATLRPTGRYTPGLLEAMEETAVNAIGAEVAPSDELQGDCEDSDDRDEPEMAIEVTELLAGQKQPGITAPVTQPVRINRLHDSKLNAAATRTPGLLRKTKARRAKRALGPVAGKTSPTLPRPSGSGCANPMQPITLPPSIEAVMAEYRDYNAGIDPDTKLSGDVQSKVKVYQDPSNRYYACNPGDKEALGIRHMFTDSIAQATMDAQAEAVIEAEAAGPSAPPAQSQRQSESGSGSERHPPLPQLQSQSESQSQLQSESKSERRPPLQHSLRQGELQSIVPRSAITNSLWFTIIPPVRMNPM